A stretch of Halomonas elongata DSM 2581 DNA encodes these proteins:
- the yrfG gene encoding GMP/IMP nucleotidase, with protein sequence MIDWRAIDTVLLDMDGTLLDLHFDSHFWLEHLPRRYVELHRLDEATQEEIRARIIREQGTLDWYSLAYWRRELGVDVLALKREVQHLIGLRGDALDFLTWLKQAHPRVVLATNADRESLALKLPLTGLEDYLDAIVSSADLGVPKEEQGFWFALQETEPFDPARTLFIDDNPSVLESAREFGIRHLLGIRQPDSQRPARELESFVALDRFAALLPEDLPPRGGRHE encoded by the coding sequence ATGATCGACTGGCGTGCCATTGATACCGTCCTGCTGGACATGGACGGCACACTGCTGGACCTGCATTTCGACAGCCACTTCTGGCTCGAGCACCTGCCTCGGCGCTACGTGGAGCTGCATCGGCTCGACGAAGCCACCCAGGAGGAGATTCGCGCGCGCATCATCCGCGAGCAGGGCACCCTGGACTGGTACAGCCTGGCCTATTGGCGCCGCGAGCTGGGCGTCGACGTCCTGGCGCTCAAGCGCGAGGTCCAGCATCTGATCGGCCTGCGTGGCGATGCCCTGGATTTCCTGACCTGGCTCAAGCAGGCCCACCCCCGGGTGGTCCTGGCGACCAATGCCGACCGCGAGAGCCTGGCGTTGAAGCTGCCGCTGACCGGTCTCGAAGACTATCTGGATGCCATCGTTTCCTCCGCCGATCTGGGCGTGCCCAAGGAGGAACAGGGATTCTGGTTCGCCCTCCAGGAAACCGAGCCCTTCGACCCGGCCCGCACTCTGTTCATCGACGACAACCCTTCGGTGCTGGAGAGCGCTCGCGAGTTCGGTATCCGCCATCTGCTGGGCATCCGACAGCCCGATAGCCAGCGACCGGCTCGGGAGCTCGAGTCCTTCGTCGCCCTGGACCGGTTCGCGGCGCTGTTGCCCGAGGATCTGCCACCCCGCGGAGGTCGCCATGAGTGA
- a CDS encoding DEAD/DEAH box helicase produces MSSSFAPRLRPYQNEAVRRVIEHFRACHDPAVVVLPTGSGKSLVIAELARLARGRVLVLAHVRELVEQNHAKYEAYGLEADIFSAGLGSKRAARQVVFGSVQSVARNLDAFGERVDERGEKSGAFSLLVIDECHRVSLDEDSSYRRVIEALRRHNPRLKILGLTATPYRLGQGFVYHRHHHGMVRGDADCFFRDCVFEQPLRLMVKQGYLAEPRRIDAAVARYDFSQLAPGAGGRFQEAELDRVVAGHRATPTIVAEVVAYAAERRGVMLFAATVAHAEEILDHLPEGQAALITGATPSEERQAHIEAFKAQRLKYLVNVSVLTTGFDAPHVDLIAILRPTESVGLYQQIVGRGLRLAEGKHDCLILDYAGNPWDLYAPEVGSPRPAPDTEPVQVECPACGHANLFWGRRDGELVIEHFGRRCQGLVEDDAGRQRQCDFRYRFKECEHCGAENDIAARRCHGCQTLLVDADDKLREALRLRDAMVLRVSGMVLEAALNGRGLPRLKVTYHDEDGATLNEWFALETPAQRGAFAAVFLRRHLRAPGTSWWPQGPAEVVAERHRLKAPDFVVGRKVGRHWQVREKLFDYVGRYRTADAAEAT; encoded by the coding sequence ATGAGTTCCTCTTTCGCACCACGATTGCGTCCTTATCAAAATGAGGCGGTGCGTCGCGTGATCGAGCATTTTCGTGCCTGTCACGACCCCGCCGTGGTGGTGCTGCCCACCGGCAGCGGCAAGTCGCTGGTGATTGCCGAGCTGGCACGTCTGGCACGAGGGCGGGTACTGGTGCTGGCCCATGTGCGCGAGCTGGTGGAGCAGAACCATGCCAAGTACGAAGCCTACGGGCTCGAGGCGGATATCTTCAGCGCCGGCCTCGGCAGCAAGCGGGCGGCGCGGCAGGTGGTATTCGGTTCGGTGCAGTCGGTGGCGCGCAACCTCGACGCCTTCGGCGAGCGGGTCGATGAAAGGGGCGAAAAAAGCGGCGCCTTCTCGCTGTTGGTGATCGACGAATGCCACCGGGTCTCGCTGGACGAGGACTCGAGCTACCGGCGCGTGATCGAGGCCCTGCGTCGCCACAATCCGCGCCTCAAGATTCTCGGTTTAACCGCCACGCCGTACCGGCTGGGGCAGGGCTTCGTCTATCACCGACACCATCATGGCATGGTGCGTGGCGACGCTGACTGCTTCTTTCGCGATTGCGTCTTCGAGCAGCCGCTGCGCCTGATGGTCAAGCAGGGCTATCTGGCTGAACCGCGGCGCATCGATGCGGCGGTGGCCCGCTATGATTTCTCGCAACTGGCGCCCGGGGCCGGTGGCCGTTTTCAGGAGGCCGAACTCGACCGAGTAGTAGCCGGCCACCGTGCCACGCCGACCATCGTCGCCGAGGTGGTGGCATATGCCGCCGAGCGCCGGGGAGTGATGCTGTTCGCTGCCACTGTGGCGCACGCCGAGGAGATCCTCGACCACCTGCCGGAGGGGCAGGCGGCACTGATCACCGGCGCCACGCCGTCCGAGGAGCGTCAGGCGCACATCGAGGCCTTCAAGGCACAGCGTCTCAAGTATCTGGTCAATGTGTCGGTGCTGACCACCGGCTTCGATGCGCCCCATGTCGATCTGATCGCCATCCTGCGACCCACCGAGTCGGTCGGGCTCTACCAGCAGATCGTCGGGCGCGGCCTGCGGCTGGCCGAGGGCAAGCATGACTGCCTGATTCTCGATTATGCCGGCAACCCCTGGGACCTCTACGCCCCCGAGGTGGGCAGCCCGAGGCCGGCCCCGGACACCGAGCCCGTTCAGGTCGAGTGTCCTGCCTGCGGGCACGCCAATCTCTTCTGGGGGCGCCGCGACGGCGAACTGGTGATCGAGCATTTCGGGCGCCGTTGCCAGGGGTTGGTCGAGGATGACGCGGGTCGCCAGCGCCAGTGCGACTTTCGCTATCGCTTCAAGGAGTGCGAGCACTGTGGCGCCGAGAATGACATCGCCGCGCGTCGCTGCCATGGCTGCCAGACGCTGCTGGTGGATGCCGACGACAAGCTGCGCGAGGCCCTGCGGCTGCGTGACGCCATGGTGCTGCGAGTGTCCGGCATGGTGCTCGAGGCCGCGCTCAACGGGCGTGGCCTGCCGCGTCTCAAGGTCACCTATCACGATGAGGACGGCGCGACCCTGAACGAGTGGTTCGCGCTGGAGACACCGGCCCAGCGAGGCGCCTTCGCGGCGGTCTTCCTGCGTCGCCATCTGCGGGCGCCGGGGACTTCCTGGTGGCCACAGGGGCCGGCAGAGGTGGTGGCGGAGCGTCATCGTCTGAAAGCGCCGGACTTCGTTGTCGGCCGCAAGGTCGGTCGCCATTGGCAGGTGCGCGAAAAGCTGTTCGATTATGTCGGGCGATACCGAACCGCCGATGCGGCCGAGGCGACGTGA
- a CDS encoding oxidoreductase: protein MKTQTLNVGLIGFGMAGRTFHAPLIQAAPGLELSAVVSGDTAKVQAVYPQMTVHAKPQSLFADPNIDLVVIATPNESHFPLAKSALSAGKHVVIDKPMSVSLAEARQLKSHADNADRLLSVFHNRRWDSDFLTLKSLLERGELGRVAALESRFDRFRPHVSDRWRDHHQPGSGIWFDLGPHLLDQVRELFGMPRAILLELSTARDGAEIDDDFLAVLDYDNLRVILGASSLVAEPTPRFAVYGTQGSFVKYGLDPQEAWLKAGETPEEGWGVDDSPGRLTLDEGQGDEVSLVSRELPGEAGDYRAYYDGIAETLLHGTPPPVTAEEALETMSLLEAGLDSYRQGRWVKLKEGNGVRRRLLHAQGGDGSA, encoded by the coding sequence ATGAAGACTCAGACCCTCAACGTTGGCCTGATCGGCTTCGGCATGGCCGGCAGAACCTTTCACGCGCCGCTGATACAGGCGGCGCCGGGCCTGGAGTTGTCTGCCGTGGTCAGCGGCGACACGGCGAAGGTGCAGGCGGTGTATCCCCAGATGACGGTGCACGCCAAGCCTCAGTCGTTGTTCGCCGACCCGAATATCGACCTGGTGGTGATCGCCACGCCCAATGAGTCGCACTTTCCACTGGCCAAGTCGGCGTTATCCGCCGGCAAGCACGTGGTGATCGACAAGCCCATGTCGGTATCGCTGGCCGAAGCGCGACAGTTGAAGTCGCACGCCGACAATGCGGATCGCTTGCTCAGCGTCTTCCACAACCGGCGTTGGGACAGTGACTTCCTGACGCTCAAGTCGCTGCTCGAGCGGGGCGAACTGGGCCGGGTCGCCGCCCTGGAATCGCGTTTCGACCGCTTCCGGCCCCATGTCAGCGACCGCTGGCGGGACCATCATCAGCCCGGCAGCGGTATCTGGTTCGACCTGGGCCCGCACCTGCTCGATCAGGTTCGGGAGCTGTTCGGCATGCCGCGGGCGATTCTGCTGGAGCTGTCGACCGCGCGGGACGGCGCCGAGATCGACGACGACTTCCTGGCGGTGCTGGACTACGACAATCTGCGCGTGATTCTCGGGGCCAGCTCCCTGGTGGCCGAGCCGACCCCGCGCTTCGCGGTATATGGCACCCAGGGCAGTTTCGTGAAGTATGGGCTCGATCCCCAGGAGGCCTGGCTCAAGGCCGGCGAAACGCCGGAAGAGGGGTGGGGCGTGGATGATAGCCCCGGCCGCCTGACGCTCGACGAAGGGCAGGGCGACGAGGTATCGCTGGTCAGCCGTGAGCTGCCCGGCGAAGCGGGGGACTACCGGGCCTATTATGACGGTATCGCCGAGACGCTGTTGCACGGTACGCCGCCACCGGTGACGGCCGAGGAGGCCCTGGAGACGATGTCGCTGCTCGAGGCCGGGCTGGACAGCTACCGTCAGGGGCGCTGGGTCAAGCTCAAGGAAGGCAACGGCGTTCGCCGCCGCCTGCTGCATGCCCAGGGAGGCGACGGCTCTGCCTGA
- a CDS encoding crotonase/enoyl-CoA hydratase family protein, whose amino-acid sequence MTLNHGRVEVTVEAFHARVTLGVQDGVAEVCLTRPQQHNGLDWSMIEGLLSAQRRLVELTREGGGDIGAVVLSGEGESFCAGLDMKSIMSEPQRMPSLLEADEAGVNPVQRLALGWREAGVPVIAALQGHVYGGGLQIALGADIRVVSPDARLALLEIAWGLVPDMGISVTASHMRDDVLLELAWTGREVGGQEAQTLGLATRLAEDPRATALEMASTMAFRSPKAVAAARELFSRAPTLSRRERLALEARLQRGLIEDLGPL is encoded by the coding sequence ATGACGCTCAATCACGGGAGAGTCGAGGTGACAGTGGAGGCGTTTCACGCACGGGTGACCCTGGGGGTTCAGGACGGTGTGGCCGAGGTGTGCCTGACCAGGCCGCAGCAACACAATGGCCTGGACTGGTCGATGATCGAAGGGTTGCTGTCGGCCCAGCGGCGATTGGTCGAACTCACTCGGGAAGGGGGCGGCGACATAGGTGCCGTGGTGCTGTCCGGAGAGGGTGAGAGCTTCTGTGCCGGGCTCGACATGAAGTCGATCATGAGCGAGCCGCAACGCATGCCATCGCTGCTCGAGGCCGACGAGGCGGGCGTCAACCCGGTGCAGCGCCTGGCGTTGGGATGGCGCGAGGCCGGCGTGCCGGTGATTGCCGCCCTGCAGGGGCATGTCTACGGTGGTGGACTGCAGATCGCTCTCGGGGCGGATATCCGGGTGGTGTCGCCCGATGCGCGCCTGGCACTCCTGGAAATTGCCTGGGGCCTTGTTCCCGATATGGGCATCAGCGTCACGGCGAGCCATATGCGCGATGATGTGTTGCTCGAGCTGGCCTGGACGGGCCGCGAGGTCGGTGGTCAGGAAGCGCAGACGCTGGGCCTGGCGACCCGGCTTGCCGAGGATCCCCGGGCCACGGCGCTCGAGATGGCCAGCACAATGGCTTTCCGGTCGCCGAAGGCGGTGGCGGCGGCACGAGAACTCTTCTCCCGGGCGCCGACTCTCTCCCGACGTGAACGGCTGGCGCTGGAAGCCCGTCTGCAGCGCGGCTTGATCGAGGATCTGGGACCGTTGTGA
- the rluB gene encoding 23S rRNA pseudouridine(2605) synthase RluB, translating to MSNTSEKLQKVLARAGLGSRREMETAIADGRVKVNGQVATLGDRVELRDKVAFDDRPVALRGADEVPRRVIMYNKPEGELCTRKDPEGRRTVFDRLPRLKGERWIAIGRLDINTSGLLLFTTDGELANRLMHPSTQIEREYAVRVMGEVTMDHIKAMVEGVMLDDGPARFTDVQEFGGEGINTWFHVVIMEGRNREVRRLWESQNLTVSRLKRVRYGNIFLDKRAKAGEWVELGQDEIDDLAEQAGLPSRKVPELTPDEKNRWSRDKNKRRPVQGVRKPKSSRSRGR from the coding sequence ATGAGTAACACCAGCGAAAAACTGCAGAAGGTCCTGGCCCGGGCGGGGTTGGGCTCGCGCCGTGAAATGGAGACCGCCATCGCCGACGGGCGTGTCAAGGTCAACGGCCAGGTGGCGACCCTGGGAGATCGGGTCGAGCTGCGCGACAAGGTAGCCTTCGATGACCGCCCTGTGGCCCTGCGTGGTGCCGATGAGGTGCCGCGCCGGGTGATCATGTACAACAAGCCGGAGGGCGAGCTGTGCACGCGCAAGGATCCGGAGGGGCGTCGTACCGTCTTCGATCGCCTGCCGCGCCTCAAGGGCGAGCGCTGGATCGCCATCGGCCGCCTGGACATCAACACCAGCGGGCTGCTGCTGTTCACCACCGACGGTGAGCTGGCCAACCGCTTGATGCATCCCTCCACCCAGATCGAGCGCGAATACGCGGTGCGCGTGATGGGCGAGGTGACCATGGATCACATCAAGGCGATGGTCGAGGGCGTGATGCTCGATGATGGTCCGGCACGCTTCACCGATGTGCAGGAGTTCGGCGGCGAGGGCATCAACACCTGGTTCCATGTGGTCATCATGGAAGGGCGCAACCGCGAGGTGCGTCGCTTGTGGGAGTCGCAGAATCTCACCGTCAGCCGCCTCAAGCGCGTGCGCTATGGCAACATCTTCCTCGACAAGCGGGCCAAGGCGGGGGAGTGGGTCGAGCTCGGTCAGGACGAGATCGACGACCTGGCCGAACAGGCGGGGCTGCCATCGCGCAAGGTGCCGGAGCTGACGCCCGACGAGAAGAACCGTTGGAGCCGCGACAAGAACAAGCGTCGGCCGGTACAGGGCGTGCGCAAGCCCAAGTCATCCCGGTCTCGAGGGCGTTGA
- a CDS encoding segregation and condensation protein A — protein sequence MSDTPTTADGEVSAAHEVENSAAVLGRLFDEPITQLPEDLYIPPEALRVFLEAFEGPLDLLLYLIRRQNLDILAIDVAAITHQYIEYVELMQAMEIELAGEYLLMAAMLAEIKSRTLLPRPPKENDEDDEEDPRAELIRRLQEYERLKNAAESLADLPRLGRDWFPARAALPPLESRVIHPDVELDELLGALAGILRRAELNQSHQISREVLSTRERMLAIMERLSHEHHTPFEALFNLEEGRAGVVVTFMAILELAKESLIEIVQNAPLSPIHVRARAETEAQEGDEDFEEEGDVGESPFAMQDEDGSEPA from the coding sequence GTGAGCGATACGCCAACGACCGCCGATGGTGAGGTGAGTGCCGCGCATGAAGTCGAGAATAGTGCGGCGGTGCTCGGCCGACTGTTCGACGAGCCGATCACCCAGTTGCCGGAGGATCTCTACATCCCGCCGGAGGCGTTGCGTGTCTTTCTCGAGGCCTTCGAGGGGCCGCTCGATCTGCTGCTCTACCTGATTCGTCGCCAGAACCTGGATATCCTGGCCATCGATGTGGCGGCCATCACCCATCAGTACATCGAGTACGTGGAGCTGATGCAGGCCATGGAGATCGAGCTTGCCGGCGAGTATCTGCTGATGGCGGCGATGCTGGCCGAGATCAAGTCGCGCACCCTGTTGCCGCGCCCGCCCAAGGAGAACGACGAGGACGACGAGGAAGACCCTCGCGCCGAGTTGATTCGTCGCTTGCAGGAGTACGAGCGGCTCAAGAACGCCGCCGAATCGCTGGCCGATCTGCCGCGCCTGGGACGTGACTGGTTTCCGGCGCGGGCGGCATTGCCGCCACTCGAATCCCGGGTGATTCATCCCGATGTGGAGCTCGACGAATTGCTGGGCGCACTGGCCGGCATATTGCGCCGGGCGGAGCTCAACCAGTCTCACCAGATCAGCCGGGAGGTGCTCTCCACCCGCGAACGCATGCTGGCGATCATGGAGCGCTTGAGCCACGAGCATCACACTCCCTTCGAGGCGTTGTTCAATCTCGAGGAAGGACGCGCCGGCGTGGTCGTCACCTTCATGGCGATTCTCGAGCTGGCCAAGGAATCCTTGATCGAGATCGTGCAGAATGCGCCGCTGTCGCCGATCCATGTGCGTGCCCGTGCCGAGACCGAGGCGCAGGAAGGCGACGAGGATTTCGAAGAGGAGGGCGACGTGGGCGAGAGCCCCTTCGCAATGCAGGACGAGGATGGGAGCGAACCGGCATGA
- the scpB gene encoding SMC-Scp complex subunit ScpB: MTAMEYPEALDDILEAALLAAGEPLSLERLEALFDDHERPPRRALRESLERVEGRHERGAMELLETASGYQLRIRPRLSSWVSRLWDERPQRYSRALLETLAMIAYRQPVTRADIEEVRGVSVSGSIMRTLVDRGWVRVVGHRDVPGRPAVYATTRSFLDDFGLKTLDELPPMHELKSFGEEEIYQEDEPPPPQQDVLAQADESLEESETESGTEGEVEAESGRELEESPAATGAEQAEAPAQPEESLAGTADEDETHAGTASERTSPSFADIEARLSERARGRVDEDAAAGTESTTSETDD, encoded by the coding sequence ATGACCGCCATGGAATATCCCGAGGCGCTGGACGACATTCTCGAGGCTGCCCTGCTGGCGGCCGGCGAGCCCTTGTCGCTGGAGCGCCTCGAGGCGCTGTTCGATGACCACGAGCGCCCGCCGCGTCGCGCCCTGCGCGAGTCGCTGGAGCGTGTCGAGGGGCGTCATGAGCGTGGTGCCATGGAATTGCTCGAGACCGCTTCGGGCTACCAGTTGCGCATTCGGCCGCGGCTGTCGTCCTGGGTGTCGCGGCTGTGGGACGAGCGCCCTCAGCGCTATTCGCGGGCACTGCTGGAGACCCTGGCGATGATCGCCTATCGTCAACCGGTGACGCGGGCCGACATTGAGGAGGTGCGCGGGGTATCGGTGAGCGGTTCCATCATGCGCACCCTGGTCGATCGGGGCTGGGTGAGGGTCGTGGGGCATCGTGATGTGCCCGGACGCCCGGCGGTCTATGCCACCACGCGCTCCTTCCTCGACGACTTCGGCCTCAAGACGCTCGACGAACTGCCACCGATGCACGAACTCAAGAGCTTCGGCGAGGAAGAGATCTATCAGGAGGATGAGCCGCCGCCGCCCCAGCAGGACGTGCTGGCGCAGGCGGATGAGTCGCTCGAGGAGTCCGAGACGGAAAGTGGCACCGAGGGTGAAGTCGAAGCAGAGAGCGGCCGCGAACTCGAGGAGTCACCGGCAGCGACCGGAGCCGAGCAGGCGGAAGCGCCGGCTCAGCCTGAAGAATCATTGGCCGGGACGGCCGACGAGGATGAAACACACGCCGGGACGGCGTCCGAGCGGACGAGTCCGAGCTTTGCCGATATCGAGGCTCGGCTGTCCGAGCGTGCCCGTGGCCGCGTCGACGAGGACGCTGCTGCGGGGACGGAATCCACGACAAGTGAGACAGACGACTGA
- the nadA gene encoding quinolinate synthase NadA: protein MTIMTSRAELREQLARSYCPTRIPAEDEARVEEIKRLLEANNAVLVAHYYTDDAIQQLAEETGGCVADSLEMARFGARHEADTLVVAGVRFMGETAKILSPEKRVLMPTLEATCSLDVGCPADEFAAFCDAHPDRTVVVYANTSAAVKARADWVVTSSIAVDVIEHLQARGEKILWAPDKHLGGYIQRKTGADMLLWDGACIVHEEFKAKGVEDLKGLYPDAAVLVHPESPSSVVELADVAGSTSQLIKAAKELPQQELIVATDRGIFFKMQQAVPDKTLFEAPTAGDGATCKSCAHCPWMAMNALNNLAGALRNASGEIFVDEALRQRALKPLERMLNFNA, encoded by the coding sequence ATGACGATCATGACTTCCCGTGCCGAGCTGCGCGAACAGCTGGCACGTAGCTATTGCCCCACCCGTATTCCCGCCGAGGACGAGGCGCGCGTCGAGGAGATCAAGCGACTGCTCGAGGCCAACAACGCCGTCCTGGTGGCCCATTACTACACCGACGATGCCATCCAGCAGCTGGCCGAGGAGACGGGCGGTTGCGTCGCCGATTCCCTGGAGATGGCGCGTTTCGGCGCCCGTCACGAGGCCGATACCCTGGTGGTGGCCGGCGTGCGCTTCATGGGCGAGACGGCCAAGATCCTGTCTCCCGAGAAGCGCGTGCTGATGCCGACCCTCGAGGCGACCTGCTCGCTGGATGTCGGCTGCCCGGCCGACGAGTTCGCGGCCTTCTGCGATGCGCACCCGGACCGCACCGTGGTGGTCTATGCCAATACCTCGGCGGCGGTGAAGGCGCGTGCCGACTGGGTGGTGACGTCTTCCATCGCCGTGGATGTGATCGAGCACCTGCAGGCGCGAGGCGAGAAGATCCTGTGGGCGCCGGACAAGCACCTGGGCGGCTACATCCAGCGCAAGACCGGGGCCGACATGCTGCTCTGGGACGGTGCCTGCATCGTCCACGAGGAGTTCAAGGCCAAGGGCGTCGAGGACCTCAAGGGGCTGTATCCCGACGCCGCGGTGCTGGTGCATCCGGAATCGCCATCCTCGGTGGTCGAGCTGGCCGACGTCGCCGGTTCCACCTCGCAGCTGATCAAGGCGGCCAAGGAGCTGCCCCAGCAGGAACTGATCGTGGCCACCGATCGGGGCATCTTCTTCAAGATGCAGCAGGCGGTGCCGGACAAGACGCTCTTCGAGGCACCCACTGCCGGCGATGGTGCGACCTGCAAGAGTTGCGCCCACTGCCCGTGGATGGCGATGAACGCCCTGAACAACCTGGCCGGAGCCCTGCGCAACGCCAGCGGCGAGATCTTCGTCGACGAAGCGTTGCGGCAGCGTGCACTCAAGCCGCTGGAGCGGATGCTCAACTTCAACGCCTGA
- the nudE gene encoding ADP compounds hydrolase NudE: MADQYAKPHVLSRRSIATSRLFNIEEMELRFANGAERTFERLGGNVRGGGAVMIVAMPDPEHVLLIREYAAGLEEYTLTLPKGLVDPGEDVVAAANRELMEECGFGAHRLEPLVELTLAPNYMRHRMQVMLATDLYPKRLPGDEPEPLIVETHAIDEIGALLARDDFHEARAIAALFIARDKLRAESPASSSWW, translated from the coding sequence ATGGCCGACCAGTACGCTAAACCGCATGTCCTGTCACGACGCAGCATCGCCACGAGCCGCCTGTTCAATATCGAGGAGATGGAACTGCGCTTCGCCAATGGCGCCGAGCGGACCTTCGAGCGGCTGGGTGGCAATGTCAGGGGCGGCGGAGCAGTGATGATCGTCGCCATGCCCGACCCCGAGCATGTGCTGCTGATTCGCGAGTACGCTGCCGGCCTCGAGGAGTACACCCTGACCCTGCCCAAGGGCCTGGTCGACCCCGGCGAGGATGTCGTGGCCGCCGCCAATCGCGAATTGATGGAAGAGTGCGGCTTTGGTGCCCATCGCCTCGAGCCGCTGGTGGAACTGACCCTGGCGCCCAACTACATGCGCCATCGCATGCAGGTCATGCTTGCCACCGATCTCTACCCCAAGCGGCTTCCGGGCGACGAGCCCGAGCCCTTGATCGTGGAGACCCATGCCATCGACGAAATCGGCGCCCTGCTGGCAAGGGATGATTTCCATGAGGCCCGGGCCATCGCGGCCCTGTTCATCGCCAGGGACAAGTTGCGCGCCGAGTCACCCGCGTCTTCCTCCTGGTGGTGA
- the ilvD gene encoding dihydroxy-acid dehydratase: MPEYRSRTTTAGRNMAGARALWRATGMKDDDFHKPIIAVANSFTQFVPGHVHLKDMGQLVAREIEKAGGVAKEFNTIAVDDGIAMGHDGMLYSLPSRDIIADSVEYMVNAHCADALVCISNCDKITPGMLMAAMRLNVPVIFVSGGPMEAGKTKLLDHGLDLVDAMVMAADDSVDDETLSEVERSACPTCGSCSGMFTANSMNCLTEALGLALPGNGTVVATHADRRRLFETAGHRIVELARRYYEGDEAHLLPRAIGSKAAFKNAMTLDIAMGGSTNTILHLLAAAQEAEIDFTMTDIDRLSREVPQLCKVAPNTQKYHIEDVHRAGGIMAILGELDRAGVLDTRVPTVYGDSLAEALAEWDIMRSPSPEVVEFFRAGPGGVPTQEAFSQSSRWPSLDGDRATGCIRDLEHAFSKEGGLAVLHGNIARDGCVVKTAGVDESILVFEGPAHVVESQDQAVEHILGGQVKEGDVVVIRYEGPKGGPGMQEMLYPTSYLKSKGLGKACALLTDGRFSGGTSGLSIGHVSPEAAAGGAIGLVENCDTIRINILGRAIDVLLSDDELERRRQAQQARGRDAWKPTIQRVRKVSAALKAYALLATSADKGAVRDLTKLD; encoded by the coding sequence ATGCCCGAGTATCGCTCCCGAACCACCACCGCCGGCCGCAACATGGCCGGCGCCCGCGCCCTGTGGCGTGCCACCGGCATGAAGGATGATGATTTCCACAAGCCGATCATCGCTGTGGCCAACTCCTTCACCCAGTTCGTGCCGGGGCACGTGCACCTGAAGGACATGGGCCAGTTGGTGGCGCGGGAGATTGAAAAAGCCGGCGGCGTGGCCAAGGAATTCAACACCATCGCCGTCGATGACGGCATCGCCATGGGCCACGACGGCATGCTGTATTCGCTGCCGAGTCGCGACATCATCGCCGACAGCGTCGAGTACATGGTCAATGCGCATTGCGCCGATGCCCTGGTGTGCATTTCCAACTGCGACAAGATCACCCCGGGAATGCTGATGGCCGCGATGCGCCTCAACGTGCCGGTGATCTTCGTCTCCGGCGGCCCCATGGAGGCCGGCAAGACCAAGCTTCTGGATCATGGGCTGGACCTGGTCGATGCCATGGTCATGGCCGCCGACGACTCGGTGGACGACGAGACGCTCTCCGAGGTGGAGCGCAGTGCCTGCCCGACCTGCGGTAGCTGCTCGGGCATGTTCACCGCCAATTCCATGAACTGCCTGACCGAGGCGCTGGGACTGGCACTGCCGGGCAACGGCACCGTGGTGGCGACCCATGCCGACCGGCGTCGCCTCTTCGAGACGGCGGGGCATCGCATCGTCGAGCTGGCCAGGCGTTACTACGAGGGCGACGAGGCACACCTGTTGCCCCGTGCCATCGGCTCCAAGGCGGCCTTCAAGAACGCCATGACGCTCGATATCGCCATGGGTGGTTCCACCAACACCATCCTGCATCTGCTGGCCGCCGCCCAGGAGGCCGAGATCGATTTCACCATGACCGATATCGATCGGCTTTCCCGGGAAGTGCCCCAGTTGTGCAAGGTGGCGCCCAACACCCAGAAATATCATATCGAGGACGTGCATCGTGCCGGCGGCATCATGGCCATTCTCGGCGAGCTGGACCGCGCGGGCGTGCTGGATACCCGGGTGCCGACGGTGTATGGCGACAGCCTGGCCGAGGCGCTCGCCGAGTGGGACATCATGCGCTCGCCGAGTCCCGAGGTAGTGGAGTTCTTCCGGGCCGGCCCCGGCGGCGTGCCGACCCAGGAGGCATTCTCCCAGAGCTCCCGTTGGCCGAGCCTGGACGGCGATCGCGCCACCGGCTGTATCCGTGACCTTGAACATGCCTTCTCGAAGGAAGGCGGGCTTGCCGTACTGCACGGCAACATCGCGCGCGACGGCTGTGTGGTGAAGACTGCCGGCGTCGACGAGTCGATCCTGGTGTTCGAAGGGCCGGCGCATGTCGTCGAGTCCCAGGACCAGGCCGTGGAGCACATCCTCGGCGGCCAGGTGAAGGAAGGCGATGTAGTGGTGATTCGCTACGAAGGCCCCAAGGGCGGTCCGGGCATGCAGGAGATGCTCTACCCGACCTCCTACCTGAAGTCGAAAGGACTGGGCAAGGCGTGCGCCCTGCTCACTGACGGCCGTTTCTCCGGCGGTACCTCGGGGCTCTCGATCGGCCATGTTTCGCCGGAAGCCGCGGCGGGAGGCGCCATCGGCCTGGTCGAGAACTGCGATACGATCCGCATCAACATTCTCGGCCGCGCCATCGATGTCCTGCTTTCCGATGACGAACTCGAGCGGCGCCGGCAGGCCCAGCAGGCGCGCGGACGAGACGCCTGGAAACCGACCATCCAGCGTGTGCGCAAGGTCTCCGCGGCACTCAAGGCCTATGCGCTGCTGGCCACATCCGCCGACAAGGGCGCGGTGCGTGATCTGACCAAGCTCGATTGA